The segment CACATTGTCTTGGATGTAGGGGTTACCCGCTTTTCCGATCGCATGAATTTTGCCGTCTTTGATGCCGATATCCGCTTTGACGATTCCCCACCAGTCGAGAATCAGCGCATTCGTAATCACTGCATCGACTGCACCCTCTGCATTCGTAATCGGAGACTGCCCCATGCCATCCCGAATGACTTTTCCACCGCCAAATTTCACTTCATCCCCGTAAGTCGTCAAGTCTTGTTCGACTTCGATGATCAATTCAGTGTCAGCTAAGCGAACGCGATCGCCCACAGTTGGACCAAAAGTTTCAGCATAGGCGCGGCGATTCATGCGATAGCTCATAGGGCAACCTCAGACAAATTCTCGGTTGTTTATTATCAGGGTAATTTTTCTAAGTTCTGGATGCCTTTAGGATTTTGACGGATTTTGGGGGAGTGGGGAGTGGGGAGTAGGGAGCATGACTTGTGGCTAGATCCAGCCTAATGAGAGTGCTTGATAAATCGCTTGATATCGGGTTTTTGCTTGCAACTTGCTCAGTACGTTGTTGATGTGAAACTTCACTGTGCTCTCACTAATAATTAAATGTTCAGCCACATCGCGATCGCGGTGTCCTTGCGTGAGCAGCGTGAGAATCTCGACCTCTCGTTCCGACAAAATCGAGGGTGACACAATCGAAGTATAAGGAACACTCAGAACAATCTGAAGCAGTTTTTGGTCAGAACTTAATTGGGTTTGAATGTCGCGATGTTTAGAAGTGGGAAAAATGCGATCGAAAGATGCCGCTAACCATCGAACAGCATCTGGTTCAGCAATTTTTGCTGTGGGAACGGTTGCTTCGAGTGAAACTGCACTCTCACTGTAGATCAAGCGACCATAAGAGCAGTCCACAGTGCTGAGAACTTCGGCTGCTTTGAGAAACCCATAGACAATCGACGGTGCTAAACTTCGCTCTGTCCCTACTAGCGTCAATCGTGCTGTTTTCAACACAGTTACAAGTTGCTCAGACAGCATGAGTTCACTAGCTTGGTTAGTAGAAATCAACTGACTATGCTGTGTTTGCTGATACTGAATTGCAGTATCTAAAGAAATGGTGACAATCGTGCAGAGCGTTTGTAAAACCTCCAAAAATTCGGGAGCTAGCACATGGCGGCTAAACATCGCGAGTACGCCAATCACGCGATCGTGGGCAACTAACGGATAGCCTGCAAAGCCTTGAATTCGATTGTCGATTGCCCAGTCTCGATCGCCCACCCAAG is part of the Leptolyngbya boryana PCC 6306 genome and harbors:
- a CDS encoding LuxR C-terminal-related transcriptional regulator, with amino-acid sequence MPQLPSIADSARILLDLQQINEIAQTLSGCLIPEEIARTVTTGLIDRFDFAMARLWLLDTDQAMLRLVASAGLHTRTDGRFARVPLGAYKVGKIAQNRIAFLSNNLPAESWVGDRDWAIDNRIQGFAGYPLVAHDRVIGVLAMFSRHVLAPEFLEVLQTLCTIVTISLDTAIQYQQTQHSQLISTNQASELMLSEQLVTVLKTARLTLVGTERSLAPSIVYGFLKAAEVLSTVDCSYGRLIYSESAVSLEATVPTAKIAEPDAVRWLAASFDRIFPTSKHRDIQTQLSSDQKLLQIVLSVPYTSIVSPSILSEREVEILTLLTQGHRDRDVAEHLIISESTVKFHINNVLSKLQAKTRYQAIYQALSLGWI